The Corynebacterium atypicum genome contains the following window.
GTGCGCCAGCTGTTCTTGCTGCGTAAGCAGTTCGAGCAGCGCGCGGCCGCGCAGGCGGAAGGCCAGGCCGGCTAGGCCTAGTGCCGCCTTGTAACCGGAAGGCTAGATCCGCTGACCGCGTTAGGCGACGCGGAAGACCTCGAGGCGGCCGTCGGCGAGCCGGGCGCTGAAGGCTCGGCGGCTGTGGCCGGCAAGGGCCGAGCCGAAGGCCTCGATCAGCTGCCCGGTTCCGGGCCTTGGCCGCGCGCCCTCCTCGGCCGCCCTGGGCGGCTCAGCGCCGGCTGCTTGCAGGTGAAGCGAGAGGATGCGGACGTGGCTGGCCGGCTGATGGGTTGCGCGGAAAGCCGTGGCGTGCCGGCGTACTTGTCCGCTAAATTCGCGGGATGCGATGTGCTGGCTGGCTCTTACCCCAAAGGTGACCTGAAGCGCCGTCGTGATGAGCCGGCCGGCCAGCTCGCGGTACTGTTCGACACCTTCGCGGCTGCCGGGAGTCTTGGCGGCCGCGGTGCGGCCGGCGCCCGGAAAGTTGGTCGGCGGGTCGAGTCGGTAGAGCGTCGCGGTGCCCGCCACCGGTGAGTAGCGCGCGCGGGCCGCGGTTCGGGTCTGCTCCGGGGGTGGGGCGAACTCGAGGCGGCGGTTGTGCTGCGGATGGTTCATGCTGGCATCGAAGGCGCCGGCGGACGGGCGGGGATGGGCTTTGAGTATCATTGTGGCACAAAAAGCGCTCGCCTGGGGCGGGCAACGAACCGAACGTGGAAGCAAAGGTGGAGCACAGTGCGAGGGTTGATCGTCGACTATGTGGGCGTGCTTGATGGCGACGAAGAGGAGCAGCGTCGCTGGCGCGCCCTATTTTCGGCCGCGCGCGAGATCGGGGTGTCGCTGGCGATCTTGTCCAACGACCCGGGCGGTCCGGATGCTGAGCCGATCCGGGAGTGGGAGTTTAGAGGCATCGTGGACGCGGTGTTGCTCTCCGGCGAGATCGGGGCCGACAAGCCATCTCGGGAGGCCTTTCAGGCGGCGGCTGATGCGCTTGACCTGCCGATGCGCGACTGCGTCTTCGTGGACGACTCGATCGTCAACGTGCGCGCAGCCGTGGAAAACGGCCTGATCGGCATCATGTACCAGAACTTCGACCGCGCGGTGGTGGAGATTACCAATCTCTTCGATATCGACGGCGAGTTCTAGCACGAGGAAGGAACGAATAATGCGGGTCTACCTGCCGGCGACGTTTAGCATGTTGGCCGAACTCGAGCGGGAATCTGTGATCAGCTGCCCCGGCGGGTGGGCGTTTGCGGTCACGGACGCGCTGCGCGAGTTCTATTCGGCCGGCGGCGACGAGGAGGAGCTTTCCGAGGCTGCGTTCGACCAGGCGGCGTTGGCAAGCCTGCGGCTCTTGGCCGCGGGGGCAGTGGAGCGTCACCCGCACCGCAGGGTGGTGATCTCCGCCGACGTCGCGGATGCCGCCATCTCCGTGAGCCCGGAGCAGGGCGAGGCGGTGGTGCGGCTAGACCCCGCGGAAATCTCGGTGGAGCACGTCGCCGCCATCCACGTTGACATCGCGGAGGCGGAGGAGGCCACGGCTAAGGCGGTGGAGCTTATCGACGCCGCGGACCTGGGCGACGAGGACGCCGAGCTCGCCGTTGGCGACGCGCAGGACAACTGGTTGGCCTATTACGCCCCCGAGGAGCTCGGGGCGCTCGTCGAGCTGCTGTAACTGCGCTCGCGCGCCCGGAGCAGGCTACTCCCAGTCGACGTTGGTGCGCAGTGCGGCCAGCAGGCGGCGCACCGCCTGCGCGCGGCGGGCGCTGGCCCCGTCGAGGTTGTCCAGGCCGCATTCCGGGTCGGCCGGAGGGCCGAGATGGGTGCAGCCGCGCGGGCAGTCCGCCGTCGCCTCCTCCAGATCGCTGAAAACCCCTACCACCTGGTCGGCGTCGACGTGGGCGAGTCCGAAGGAGCGGATCCCCGGGGTGTCGATGATCCACCCGCCGCGGGGGTCGGGCAGCTGCAGCGCGACCGACTGGGTCGAGGTGTGCCGGCCCTTTCCCACCCCGGAGACGGCCGCCGTGGCTCTCTTAGCATGGGGCACGAGGCGGTTAACCAGCGTCGATTTGCCCACACCCGAGTGGCCAACGAGCGCGGTGATCCGGCCGGCGAGCACCTCGCTTAGGGGGCCGAGGGGATCGCCGATCCCGCAGACGATGACTGGAACGTCGAGCGCGGCAAACTCGGCGGCGAAGGGCTGGGGATCGGCGAGATCGGATTTGGTCAGCACGATGATGGGCTGGATTCCGCCGGCAAAGGCAGCGATCAGGGACCTTTCGACAAACCCGGACCGCGGCGGTGGGTCTGCGACGGCGCAGACGACGAGCAGCTGCTCGGCGTTGGCCACGACGATCCGCTCGTAGGAGTCGGTGTCGTCGGCAGTGCGCCGCAGCACGCTCGTGCGCTCGGCGAGCTTGACGATTCTGGCCAGCGTGCCCGGGTTGCCCGAGGTATCGCCGACCACCCCCACCCGGTCGCCGACTTCGATGGGCGTGCGACCGAGCTCCCGGGCCCGCATGCACACCACCTGCGTGGACGAGGGGGAGCCGCCTAGCACCGCGGCCGACTCGGGCGCAGCGGAGTCGAGGACGACGCCCCAGCGGCCGCGGTCTTTAGTCACCACCATCCCGAAGACGGCGTCCTTGTGCGCCGGGCGTTTCTTGGTGCGCGGCCGGGACCCTTTGCCGGGGCGGATGTGGACGTCCGACTCGTCGAAGCGCCGCCTAGCCACGGGCGGTACCGTCTACCATCGCCTGCCACATGAGCTGGAAGCCGGGCAGCGTCTTGGCGGTGGTCTGAATATCTTCGACGAACACCCCGCCGACTCGCAGACCGAGGATGGCCCCGGCCGTGGCCATCCGGTGATCGGCGTAGGAGTGCCAGACGCCGCCGTGTAGCGCTGCGGGCTCGATCTCCAGCCCGTCCGGAGTTTCCACGCAGTTCCCGCCGAGCCCGGTCAATTCGCATGAGAGCGCCTTGAGCCGGTCGGTCTCGTGGCCGCGCAGGTGCGCGATGCCGGTGAGCCGGCTCGGCGTCGTGGCCAGCGCCGCCAGGGCACTCACCGTCGGGGCGAGTTCCCCGATGTCGCGCATATTGATATCGATGCCGGTGAGTGTGCCGGCCTCGGGCCCGGTCACGCTCAAGTCCTGGTCGTGGTCGGGGTCGTCGCTTCGGACAAAGCGCACCTGGGCGCCCATCGCGGCCAAAATCTCCCGCATGCGGTCGCCGGGCTGATCGGTGCTCCGGGGCCAACCGACCACGAGCACGGTGCCCCCGGAGACCGCCGCGGCGGCCAGGAAGGGAGCGGCGTTAGACAGGTCCGGTTCGATCACCCAGGTGCGCCCCTGGAGCTTGCCGGGGGCTACCCGCCAGGTGTGGCCGTCGGCGGCGACCTTGACGTCGGCGCCGGCTGCGCGCAGCATGGACACGGTCATGTCGATGTGGGGCACGGACGGCAGCTGCGGGCCCTGGTGGTGGACCTGTATGCCTTCGGTGAACCGTGGGGCAGAAAGCAACAGCCCGGAGACGAACTGCGAGGACCCCGAGGCGTCGATAGTCACCTTGCCGCCGCGAGCCCCGCCGCCGTGGACGGTGCACGGCAGCCCCGCGCCGTCGACCGCGACGCCGAGCGCGCGCAGGGCCTGAAGAATCTCCCGCATGGGGCGCCGCCGCGCCTGGGCGTCTCCGTCAAACACAATGTGGCAGCCGGCGGGCGTGGTCGCTGCAACCGGGGGCACGAACCGCATCACGGTGCCAGCCAGCCCGCAGTCGACCGTGCCGCCGTGCAGCTGGCCCGGCTCGACAGAAAGCGTTGTGGAATCGCTACCCGTGTACTGCTCGCTGCCGCGGATCTTCGCGCCCAAGCCGCTGAGCGCGGCGGCCATGAGATCAGTGTCGCGCGAGCACAACGCGCCGATGAGCTGCGAGGGGCCGTCGGCAAGAGCGGCGAGCACGAGCGCCCTGTTGGTCATCGACTTCGAGCCGGGCACCCGCTGGGTCCAGCGCAACTGACCGGTTACCTGCGGGGCGGGCCACAGATCAGGGCTGAAAGACGGCACGTTTGTAGTCACACATCCATAATAGAGAGCATGTGCGGAAGGCTTGTACTGTTCACCACGGACGAGGCGCTGCTGAACGCCACAGGCGAGCTGCCCGGGGTGGGTGCGGTGCGCGCACCACACGCCACGCCGCCGGCCCGCTACAACCTCCCGCCCACGGCGATGGTCGCGACCGTGCGGTTAGGCCCGAACACCACGGGCGAGAATCCCGCGCCCCACCCGGCTCGCCTCGAGGCGCTGTTAGAGCCCGCGCGCTGGGGCCTCATCCCGCAATGGAAGAAGGATGACAGCGGGCCTGTGCTGTTCAACGCGCGCGGCGAGACGGTGGCCGACAAACCGTCATTTCGCGCCGCGTTCGCCTCCCGGCGCTGCGTGGCACCGATGGACGGCTACTTTGAGTGGCGCGCCAAGCAGCCCTACTTTGTGCACCGCGACGATGG
Protein-coding sequences here:
- a CDS encoding SOS response-associated peptidase, with amino-acid sequence MCGRLVLFTTDEALLNATGELPGVGAVRAPHATPPARYNLPPTAMVATVRLGPNTTGENPAPHPARLEALLEPARWGLIPQWKKDDSGPVLFNARGETVADKPSFRAAFASRRCVAPMDGYFEWRAKQPYFVHRDDGALLWAAGLWETGLDVLSTTIVTTAARAPIDWLHDRMPVLLTPHAAVNWCTGSAADASALALNGEAETVSHLVTTPVGREVGNVKNDAPELLTPLA
- the aroA gene encoding 3-phosphoshikimate 1-carboxyvinyltransferase, with protein sequence MTTNVPSFSPDLWPAPQVTGQLRWTQRVPGSKSMTNRALVLAALADGPSQLIGALCSRDTDLMAAALSGLGAKIRGSEQYTGSDSTTLSVEPGQLHGGTVDCGLAGTVMRFVPPVAATTPAGCHIVFDGDAQARRRPMREILQALRALGVAVDGAGLPCTVHGGGARGGKVTIDASGSSQFVSGLLLSAPRFTEGIQVHHQGPQLPSVPHIDMTVSMLRAAGADVKVAADGHTWRVAPGKLQGRTWVIEPDLSNAAPFLAAAAVSGGTVLVVGWPRSTDQPGDRMREILAAMGAQVRFVRSDDPDHDQDLSVTGPEAGTLTGIDINMRDIGELAPTVSALAALATTPSRLTGIAHLRGHETDRLKALSCELTGLGGNCVETPDGLEIEPAALHGGVWHSYADHRMATAGAILGLRVGGVFVEDIQTTAKTLPGFQLMWQAMVDGTARG
- a CDS encoding DUF6912 family protein, which translates into the protein MRVYLPATFSMLAELERESVISCPGGWAFAVTDALREFYSAGGDEEELSEAAFDQAALASLRLLAAGAVERHPHRRVVISADVADAAISVSPEQGEAVVRLDPAEISVEHVAAIHVDIAEAEEATAKAVELIDAADLGDEDAELAVGDAQDNWLAYYAPEELGALVELL
- a CDS encoding HAD-IA family hydrolase, whose translation is MRGLIVDYVGVLDGDEEEQRRWRALFSAAREIGVSLAILSNDPGGPDAEPIREWEFRGIVDAVLLSGEIGADKPSREAFQAAADALDLPMRDCVFVDDSIVNVRAAVENGLIGIMYQNFDRAVVEITNLFDIDGEF
- the rsgA gene encoding ribosome small subunit-dependent GTPase A; this encodes MARRRFDESDVHIRPGKGSRPRTKKRPAHKDAVFGMVVTKDRGRWGVVLDSAAPESAAVLGGSPSSTQVVCMRARELGRTPIEVGDRVGVVGDTSGNPGTLARIVKLAERTSVLRRTADDTDSYERIVVANAEQLLVVCAVADPPPRSGFVERSLIAAFAGGIQPIIVLTKSDLADPQPFAAEFAALDVPVIVCGIGDPLGPLSEVLAGRITALVGHSGVGKSTLVNRLVPHAKRATAAVSGVGKGRHTSTQSVALQLPDPRGGWIIDTPGIRSFGLAHVDADQVVGVFSDLEEATADCPRGCTHLGPPADPECGLDNLDGASARRAQAVRRLLAALRTNVDWE